From Toxorhynchites rutilus septentrionalis strain SRP chromosome 2, ASM2978413v1, whole genome shotgun sequence, a single genomic window includes:
- the LOC129768566 gene encoding uncharacterized protein LOC129768566, with protein sequence MVRKYIRKRSPAKYSGQDLTDAMDDVKNGKMKIKAAAKHFRIPYATLFKRVKGLRGIKSITGGRPTALPLKVETQIADCIKKMDKWGFGLSKEETILAIAEYVKVNKLQTPFVSGVPGDDFFRNFKRRHHLSQKKPQAVEVARKRGADPFVMTEYFKLLKQVTTNVPPEQIYNIDETSFCLDPSRVKTVGETGRAAHRVTGGSGKENFTVLMGGNAAGDKLPPLIIFKGSNVWNSWMASKCDEFPGIVYAATKNGWMETDVFANYFERSFLSATAEGQLVLLYDGHVSHVSLALIQKAIENNVVILKLPPHTSHLLQPMDLAVFKPLKQDYDKCVIQWQRNHYGTKLSKSAFSNIISKVWRSFDSQIIKNGFRKAGVYPFSDKVIPEDKYEPRAWARFIASQQAAQTLDDNTVEIVEGSKKALPRVTNTRDAASATCNCIASSTGNDQMENDNPQNNSFEAILLDHVKQIPVSKAQRKKVCPGAEVITSTDAVVKLETIKSVKEATQKAKRKRASKKS encoded by the coding sequence ATGGTTCGCAAATACATTCGCAAGCGTTCTCCTGCTAAATACAGTGGACAGGACTTGACAGATGCGATGGATGATGTAAAAAACGGCAAGATGAAGATAAAAGCGGCAGCAAAGCACTTCCGAATCCCATATGCAACACTCTTCAAGCGAGTGAAAGGTCTGAGAGGCATTAAAAGTATAACGGGAGGCCGACCCACTGCTTTGCCGTTGAAGGTTGAAACACAGATCGCCGACTGTATCAAGAAAATGGATAAGTGGGGCTTTGGACTATCCAAAGAGGAGACAATTTTGGCAATAGCAGAGTACGTAAAAGTTAACAAGCTTCAAACACCGTTTGTAAGCGGTGTTCCGGGAGACGATTTTTTCCGGAATTTTAAGCGCCGGCATCATCTATCGCAAAAAAAGCCCCAAGCCGTTGAGGTCGCACGGAAACGAGGAGCTGATCCTTTCGTGATGACCGAATACTTCAAGCTCCTAAAACAGGTGACCACGAACGTTCCTCCAGAGCAGATATATAACATCGATGAGACTAGCTTCTGCCTCGATCCGAGTCGGGTTAAGACTGTGGGAGAAACTGGAAGAGCTGCTCATCGTGTCACGGGCGGTTCaggaaaagaaaattttactgTATTGATGGGAGGAAATGCGGCTGGTGACAAATTACCACCACTTATTATTTTCAAAGGATCCAACGTATGGAACAGCTGGATGGCTAGTAAATGTGATGAATTTCCTGGAATAGTTTATGCTGCAACCAAAAACGGCTGGATGGAGACGGATGTTTTCGCCAACTACTTCGAACGGTCCTTTCTGAGCGCTACCGCTGAGGGACAATTGGTCCTACTTTACGATGGCCATGTATCACATGTTTCTCTTGCTCTCATCCAAAAAGCAATCGAGAATAATGTTGTGATactcaaacttccgccccacaCAAGTCATCTCTTGCAGCCTATGGACCTGGCGGTGTTTAAACCATTGAAGCAAGACTATGACAAGTGCGTTATCCAGTGGCAACGGAATCACTATGGGACGAAGCTGTCTAAATCAGCTTTTTCAAACATTATCTCCAAAGTTTGGAGATCATTTGATTcacaaataattaaaaatggGTTCCGCAAGGCCGGCGTATACCCGTTTTCCGATAAGGTGATTCCGGAAGACAAATACGAACCGAGAGCATGGGCACGTTTCATCGCATCACAGCAAGCAGCTCAAACGTTAGATGACAACACTGTTGAGATCGTCGAAGGATCGAAGAAGGCGCTTCCAAGAGTAACAAACACCAGAGATGCAGCTTCAGCAACTTGTAATTGCATTGCTTCCTCAACAGGGAATGACCAAATGGAAAATGATAATCCACAAAATAATTCTTTTGAAGCGATTCTCCTTGACCATGTGAAACAGATTCCTGTTTCCAAAGCGcagagaaaaaaagtttgtcctGGGGCAGAAGTTATAACATCGACTGATGCCGTTGTGAAGCTGGAAACGATCAAATCGGTTAAAGAGGCGACACAGAAAGCAAAGCGTAAGAGAGCTTCGAAGAAATCATAA